From a single Cyclobacterium marinum DSM 745 genomic region:
- a CDS encoding DUF2179 domain-containing protein, with product MQEFIASFGISETFFDYLVMPLLIFFARVVDVSINTLRIMFVLNGKKTIAPILGFFEAFIWLLAIGQIFQNISNPMSYIAYAGGFATGTYVGMVIEERLALGRVLVRIITPEPLPQLVEYMKERGFRFTSVGAEGRYGKVILMFTVIKREMLPGLINKLKESDEKAFYTIESVKRISEDDLNVMEDKPRFTTRLRSIIRK from the coding sequence ATGCAGGAATTTATAGCGTCTTTTGGTATTTCCGAAACGTTTTTTGACTACTTGGTAATGCCGTTATTGATCTTCTTTGCCAGGGTGGTGGATGTTTCTATCAATACCCTGAGAATAATGTTTGTACTCAATGGCAAAAAAACAATAGCGCCCATACTTGGCTTTTTCGAGGCCTTTATTTGGCTCTTAGCCATAGGTCAAATTTTTCAAAATATTAGCAACCCAATGTCTTATATTGCTTATGCAGGCGGTTTCGCTACAGGTACTTATGTGGGAATGGTCATTGAGGAACGATTGGCTTTGGGAAGAGTGCTGGTTCGAATCATTACCCCTGAGCCACTTCCTCAATTGGTTGAATACATGAAGGAAAGAGGCTTTAGATTCACCTCTGTAGGTGCAGAGGGTAGGTATGGGAAAGTAATTTTGATGTTTACTGTGATCAAGAGGGAAATGCTTCCGGGTTTGATAAATAAACTAAAAGAAAGCGATGAAAAAGCTTTCTATACCATTGAAAGCGTAAAGCGAATTTCAGAAGATGACTTGAATGTCATGGAAGACAAACCAAGGTTTACAACTCGACTTAGAAGTATCATTAGAAAATAA
- a CDS encoding DUF1501 domain-containing protein, with amino-acid sequence MNIWEEAFIRKAQYNSRRHFLKKCTSGLGALAMGSLMGCGNSTGAKHTAASLIDKKASHFAPKAKSVIFLHMAGGPSHLELFDFKPTLQELNGQDTPQSLMEGKEFAFLKGTPKLLGPQANFGQHGQSGAYVSDYMPEFSKMVDEVSFLKAMHTNEFNHAPAQLFMHTGSPRLGKPSIGAWSVYGLGSENEDLPGYVVLTSGGGAISAGKSAWGSGFLPTIYQGVQCRSEGDPVLFLSNPKSIDSHLRKKSIDAINQINEMEFKESNDPEILTRISQYELAFRMQTSVPETMNINDEPDYIHQMYGTNPGKASFANNCLLARRLVEKGVRFVQLFDNRWDTHGVGAGNGVGEGMRRSCKTIDQPIAALLRDLKQRGLLDDTLVVWGGEFGRTPMMESRTGEGFDGRDHHLEAFTMWMAGAGVKKGHIHGATDEIGYYGIEGRTHVHDLQATILERLGFDHEKLTYEFQGRDFRLTDVHGKVINEVLT; translated from the coding sequence ATGAATATTTGGGAAGAAGCATTTATCCGTAAAGCTCAGTACAACAGCAGAAGGCATTTCTTAAAGAAATGTACGTCGGGCCTAGGTGCACTGGCCATGGGTTCACTGATGGGCTGTGGAAATAGTACGGGGGCTAAGCACACAGCCGCCTCATTAATAGACAAGAAAGCCTCTCATTTTGCTCCCAAGGCAAAAAGTGTGATATTCCTTCACATGGCAGGGGGACCTTCACATCTGGAGCTTTTTGATTTCAAGCCCACACTTCAAGAATTAAATGGTCAGGATACTCCCCAGTCCCTGATGGAGGGTAAAGAATTTGCTTTCTTAAAAGGCACCCCAAAACTTCTCGGACCTCAGGCAAATTTTGGTCAGCATGGACAATCCGGTGCTTATGTATCAGATTATATGCCTGAATTTTCGAAAATGGTTGATGAAGTTAGCTTCTTAAAGGCCATGCATACGAATGAATTTAACCATGCTCCCGCACAATTATTCATGCACACCGGAAGTCCACGACTGGGCAAACCGAGTATAGGAGCATGGTCTGTTTATGGACTTGGATCAGAGAATGAAGACCTACCTGGCTATGTAGTACTCACTTCTGGCGGGGGAGCCATAAGTGCTGGCAAAAGTGCTTGGGGAAGTGGTTTTTTACCCACCATTTATCAAGGAGTCCAATGTCGTTCGGAAGGAGATCCTGTTTTGTTTTTGTCTAACCCAAAATCTATCGACAGTCACCTGAGAAAAAAATCCATTGATGCCATCAACCAAATCAATGAAATGGAATTTAAGGAATCAAATGATCCTGAAATTCTAACACGAATTTCCCAATACGAGCTGGCATTTCGCATGCAGACTTCCGTCCCGGAAACCATGAACATCAACGATGAGCCGGATTACATCCATCAAATGTATGGCACCAATCCGGGAAAAGCTTCTTTTGCCAACAATTGCTTACTGGCAAGAAGGTTGGTTGAAAAAGGGGTACGCTTTGTTCAACTCTTTGACAACCGCTGGGACACCCACGGGGTTGGAGCCGGGAATGGAGTGGGTGAAGGAATGCGCAGATCATGCAAAACCATAGACCAACCCATTGCTGCCTTGCTAAGGGATCTCAAGCAAAGAGGCCTATTGGATGACACCCTCGTGGTATGGGGAGGGGAATTTGGGAGAACCCCAATGATGGAATCCAGAACTGGAGAAGGTTTTGATGGTAGAGACCATCACTTAGAGGCATTCACCATGTGGATGGCTGGAGCAGGCGTAAAAAAAGGCCATATTCATGGAGCTACCGATGAAATAGGCTACTATGGTATAGAAGGCCGAACCCACGTTCATGATTTACAAGCTACTATCTTGGAAAGATTGGGCTTTGATCATGAAAAACTTACCTATGAGTTTCAAGGAAGGGATTTCAGATTGACCGATGTCCATGGAAAAGTAATCAATGAAGTGCTGACTTAA
- a CDS encoding HD domain-containing protein: MLEKTTTYAIKTHQAVNHKYGEKGYEYHLQMVHEVAEKFIYLVAEEERENVLCACWVHDIIEDARETYNDVKKNTNETVAELAFALTNEKGKNRDERANDKYYQEMQEMPNAVFIKYCDRIANIMYSKKQGSSMFIKYKKENDNFIRKTYRPELKDMVNYIEVLLENE; this comes from the coding sequence ATGTTAGAAAAAACAACTACCTACGCCATTAAAACCCACCAAGCCGTTAACCATAAATATGGAGAAAAGGGATACGAATATCACCTTCAAATGGTACATGAAGTGGCTGAAAAATTCATTTACTTGGTAGCAGAGGAAGAGCGCGAAAATGTTTTATGTGCTTGCTGGGTGCATGACATTATAGAGGATGCAAGAGAAACCTATAATGACGTCAAGAAAAACACCAATGAAACAGTGGCAGAATTGGCTTTTGCACTAACCAATGAAAAAGGGAAAAACCGAGATGAAAGGGCCAATGATAAATATTACCAGGAAATGCAAGAAATGCCCAATGCTGTTTTTATCAAATATTGTGACCGGATCGCCAATATTATGTATTCAAAAAAACAGGGCTCCAGTATGTTTATAAAATACAAAAAAGAAAATGACAACTTTATTCGTAAGACTTACCGTCCCGAATTAAAAGATATGGTCAATTACATTGAGGTTTTACTTGAGAATGAATAA
- a CDS encoding CynX/NimT family MFS transporter has translation MTFSHNISRLKNKSSNQWLVLGILLVSFNLRPSITAVGPLIPYIREEMSISNGLAGFLTTLPLLSFAIFSLFSAAIGDYFGKAKAIFLGLVVLGIGSIIRVSAGPYMLFFGTALTGIGIVICNVLLIPLVKARMPMKTGAVTGMYSTGMSLMAAIATALSVPLAIDLNWGWRGSLLFWSSLLFLALIVWWPQLKLSPKPKIKPEKPGKSVWRSRLAWQVTLFMGLQSFLFFTLVTWLPDMMIDRGLSPVEAGLTASLMQVVGLSGTFVAPFIAVRYQQQSIFNTIIGLIYVIGFSSLFISILWLNIISIGLIGLGMGASISLAYTLIALRTDGDNYTSALSGMAQSAGYFLAAFGPMLFGVAFDIWQDWDLLIYLMIIASTLFTYFGYHAGKNRTI, from the coding sequence ATGACTTTTAGCCATAACATCAGCCGATTAAAAAACAAGAGTAGCAACCAATGGTTGGTTTTGGGGATCCTACTTGTATCATTTAATTTACGACCCTCCATTACGGCTGTAGGTCCATTAATCCCCTATATCAGAGAAGAAATGTCAATTTCTAATGGGTTGGCAGGTTTTCTTACTACTTTACCTTTACTAAGCTTTGCAATCTTCTCTCTTTTCTCAGCGGCAATAGGAGACTATTTTGGGAAAGCCAAAGCTATTTTTCTTGGATTAGTTGTGCTCGGAATAGGCTCAATTATTAGAGTGTCAGCAGGTCCTTATATGCTTTTTTTTGGCACTGCCCTCACCGGTATAGGAATTGTAATTTGTAATGTTTTGCTGATCCCTTTGGTGAAAGCTCGAATGCCTATGAAAACCGGAGCTGTTACCGGAATGTACAGCACAGGCATGTCATTAATGGCCGCGATTGCCACTGCATTGAGTGTTCCACTCGCTATTGACTTAAATTGGGGATGGAGAGGTTCTCTGTTATTCTGGAGTTCTCTGCTTTTCCTCGCCTTGATCGTCTGGTGGCCTCAATTAAAACTCAGCCCCAAACCAAAAATCAAACCGGAAAAACCCGGAAAGTCTGTATGGCGTTCAAGATTGGCCTGGCAGGTCACCTTATTTATGGGTTTACAATCCTTTCTTTTCTTTACCCTTGTTACTTGGCTTCCTGACATGATGATCGACAGAGGCTTGTCTCCTGTTGAAGCAGGCTTAACCGCTTCCCTGATGCAAGTCGTCGGACTTTCAGGCACCTTTGTGGCACCGTTTATTGCAGTCAGATACCAGCAACAATCGATCTTTAACACCATCATAGGACTAATATATGTTATCGGCTTTAGTAGTTTGTTTATCTCCATACTATGGCTTAACATTATTAGCATAGGACTTATAGGCCTTGGCATGGGAGCAAGCATCAGTTTGGCCTATACCCTTATTGCCCTTCGAACAGATGGGGATAACTACACTTCTGCTTTATCAGGTATGGCACAGTCTGCCGGGTATTTCCTCGCTGCGTTCGGCCCCATGTTATTTGGTGTCGCTTTTGATATTTGGCAGGATTGGGACTTATTGATTTACCTGATGATTATTGCCTCCACTTTATTCACTTATTTTGGATATCATGCAGGTAAAAACAGAACAATTTAG
- a CDS encoding amidohydrolase family protein — translation MKQSILLVFCAMVSITQLYAQFKSNYPDIPRVDVHTHVAGDISGISNYLSLGDFLREKKNIEMALWINLGNRNNPLLNIEEIEQAGKGRMLCGIADFKAHDGLSYAPESLKKFQEQGFVGYKIWSGPWYRTLAKKEDGYPYIDDPAHEATFAEMERIGFMGASIHVADPNGPFGNRTAWLEDPIEYWTQINAWRNVLEKHPDLRVVMAHANWLICQDAQIDYLRNMLATFPNLNIDLAATFQYFHLVDRENLRSFMIEWADRIVFGTDIGNVKNEEISERAEQYSRAFQILETGDKVNGGFFGGPETMGLELPKEVLEKIYYKNAMRLYPRVKDSLLKLGYSLD, via the coding sequence ATGAAACAATCAATTTTATTGGTTTTTTGTGCGATGGTTTCCATTACACAGTTATACGCTCAGTTTAAGTCCAATTATCCTGATATTCCGAGGGTTGATGTACATACCCATGTTGCCGGAGATATTTCCGGTATTTCAAATTACCTTAGCCTAGGTGACTTCTTAAGAGAGAAGAAAAACATAGAAATGGCATTATGGATTAACTTGGGAAATCGAAATAATCCCCTATTAAATATTGAAGAAATAGAGCAGGCCGGGAAGGGAAGGATGTTGTGTGGTATTGCGGATTTTAAGGCACATGATGGATTAAGTTATGCTCCTGAATCCCTGAAGAAATTCCAGGAACAAGGGTTTGTTGGTTATAAGATTTGGTCCGGACCTTGGTATAGGACACTGGCGAAGAAAGAAGATGGCTATCCATATATTGATGATCCTGCCCATGAAGCGACCTTTGCAGAAATGGAGCGGATAGGGTTTATGGGTGCCTCTATCCATGTTGCTGACCCCAATGGGCCTTTTGGTAATAGGACAGCTTGGCTGGAAGACCCCATAGAATATTGGACACAGATAAATGCCTGGAGAAATGTGCTTGAGAAACATCCGGATCTGCGCGTGGTTATGGCTCATGCCAATTGGCTGATTTGTCAGGATGCTCAAATAGACTATTTGCGCAATATGCTGGCCACCTTTCCCAACCTAAACATCGATTTGGCTGCAACTTTTCAATACTTTCATTTGGTAGATCGAGAAAATCTACGATCTTTTATGATTGAATGGGCGGATAGAATTGTTTTTGGAACAGATATAGGCAATGTTAAAAACGAAGAAATAAGCGAAAGGGCGGAGCAGTATTCACGGGCTTTTCAGATTTTAGAAACCGGAGATAAGGTAAATGGGGGCTTTTTTGGTGGACCGGAAACGATGGGTTTGGAGTTGCCCAAAGAAGTACTGGAGAAGATCTACTATAAAAATGCCATGCGACTTTATCCTCGGGTTAAGGACAGCTTGCTAAAGCTTGGGTATAGCCTTGATTAA